From the Gemmatimonadota bacterium genome, the window CCATCCAGATGGGATGGGATTACGCTACGGCGAACTTTGCCTGCCCGTTGCCCTTCCACCTTGAGGCGATGGACGAGACCAAGGACAAGGTCATCATCGACGGCAACACGGCCTGCGGCCTCGGTGCGGTGTTTGCGGGCGCGACCGTGGGTGCGTGGTATCCGATCACGCCGAGTACGTCGCTGATGGAGGCGTTCAAGGGATTCTGCGATAAGTATCGCATTGACAAAGCGACCGGCCTCAAAAAGTTCTGCATCGTACAGGCAGAAGATGAACTGTCGGCGGCCGGCATCACGATTGGTGCGGGTTGGGCGGGGGCGCGCGCATTTACGAACACGAGCGGCCCTGGTATTTCGTTGATGCAGGAATTCCTCGGACTCGCGTATTACACCGAGATTCCCGGTGTCTTCTTTGACGTGCAGCGCACGGGCCCGAGCACGGGCATGCCCACGCGCACGCAACAGGCCGACCTGATGATGCTCGCCTATGCGAGCCACGGTGACACGAAGCACCTGATTGTCTTTCCGGCAAACCCGTACGAATGCTTCACGCTCACCGTCGAAGCGTTTGATCTCGCCGAGCGGTTTCAGACTCCGGTGTTTGTGGCCAGCGATTTGGATATTGGCATGAATGACTGGATGGTGCCGCGTTTTCAGTGGGACGAAAATTATGTAGCCGACCGCGGCAAGGTGCTGACCGACGAGCAGCTCGCCGCGCTGCCGAAGTTTTCGCGCTACCTCGACGTGGATGGCGACGGCATCGCCGCACGCACGCTGCCGGGGAGCGACGCCAAGGGGGCGTACTTTGTGCGCGGCAGCGGGCACGACCGTCACGCCGCGTATACCGAAGACAGTGACGCCTACAAAGACGTTCTCGATCGCATTCGTCGGAAAATCGACAATGCGGCGAAGGCGGTGCCCGCGCCGGTGGTCATTACGAATCCCGGTGCGGAGATTGGGTTGATTACGATTGGTAGCTGCGACGCCGCCGTGCGCGAAGCGATGGATCGGCTCAAGGAGCAGGGCTTTCACGTGGACTTCATGCGCATTCGCGGCTTCCCCTTTGATACGCCGGTGCGTGATTTCATTGCCGAACACGAGGTGAACTTCGTGATTGAGCAAAACCGTGATGCCCAGTTGCGCAGCTTGCTCACCATTGAACTCGGTGTGCCACGCGACGCGATGGTGGCAGTGCTCGACTACGCCGGCATGCCGTTGACGGCCAAGATTGTGGTGGATGCGGTGACAGCCCACTTTGCAGGAGCGGAAGCATGACCAGCATCTCGAAGCCACAGGTTCGGCACCCCGGCCTGCCCAAGAACGCCCTCGGCTTTACACGGCGCGACTACGAAGGCGCGATGAGTACGCTGTGCGCTGGTTGCGGGCACGACTCGGTGACCGCCGCGCTCATTCAGGCGTTCTGGGAACTCGATCTGCCGCCCAACCGCGCCGCCAAGATGAGCGGCATCGGCTGTTCGTCCAAGACGACGGCGTACTTCATGAAGCAGTCGCATGGTTTCAACTCCGTTCACGGACGTATGCCGTCGGTGACGTCGGGAGCGTCGGCCGCGAATCGTGGGCTGACGTACATCGGCATTTCCGGCGATGGCGATTCGCTGTCGATTGGCATGGGGCAGTTGTGCCACGCCATTCGTCGTAATGTGCGGATGTTGTATGTGATCGAGAACAATGGTGTGTATGGACTCACCAAGGGACAGTTCTCGGCGAGCGCCGACATTGGTTCCACGAGCAAAAAGGGTGAGGCAAACGTGCAGCCGCCGATCGATCCGGCGCTCTTGGCGCTCTCGCTCGGCGCGACCTTTGTGGCGCGTTCGTTCAGTGGTGACAAGGCGCAACTCGTGCCGATTCTCAAGGCCGGGTTGATGCACGACGGCTTTGCGCTCATTGACGTGATCTCGCCGTGCGTGAGCTTCAACGATCATGAAGGCTCCACCAAGAGTTATCGCTTTACGCGCGAGCACGAGGTGGAAATGACCGAGGTTGATTTCGTACCAATTCGACACGAAATCACGACCGCCGATTCCGATGCGGCCGTCACGGCCGTACAGATGCACGACGGCACGGTCATGCGCTTCCGGAAGACGGAAGAGGGGTACGATCCCAACGACCGCGAGAAGGCGTACGCGCACGTGCGCGAATGTCAGCTGGCGGGCGAGGTGGCGACGGGGCTGCTCTTCATTCAGCGCGGTGGTGCGGACATGCACGCGGTGGCACGCACCGTGGAGCGGCCACTGGTAGAGCTGCCGTACGCGGAGCTGTGCCCGGGTAAGGGCGCGCTCGATACCCTGATGGATTCGTATCGCTGAGCGCTGCGTGTTCCGTTGCGCGAACGCCGTCCGCTACGAGGTAGCGGACGGCGTTTGTGTTCCCGGCCGGACCTCGACGGGCACCCCGCAGAACGCGGCGTTGCCGCTGAGCGTGTCCACGCGCTGATCGTCGGTGATGTCGTTGAGGCTCGCGCCGCCGTGAGCGACTGCCACGCGGAGTTGGACGCCCTCGCGCGCGTGCCCCCAGCCGTGCGGCAGACACACGACGCCTGGCATCATGGCGTCGGTGATTTCGAGTTCGACTTCGATCTCACCCGTCCTTGAGCGAACGGCAACGAAGGCGCCGTCAGTGAGGGCGCGCTGCGAGGCGTCTGCGGGGTGCATGAACAAAGTGCAACGGCGCTTACCGCGTACCAGCCGTTCACTGTTGTGCATCCATGAATTATTGGAGCGCAGTTCACGACGGCCGATCATCACAAGCCCGCGCTCAATCGGCGCGGCGGCAGCGATGGCAGCGTCGAGGCGGGGAAGATCCGCCGTCAACGCTGATGGCGTCAGGTTGATGCGGGCATTCGCCGAGCGCAGCCCCGCGGGGAACATGGGCACGAGCGGCCCGAGATCCACGCCATGTGGGTTTTGTTCCAGCATGCGCACCGAGAGTTTTTCCTCGGTGTAGGGTCCGCGCTTGAGTTCACGGTTGAGCAGTCCGCGTACGCCGATGCGCGATACGATTGCATGTTCGATGCGCGCGCGCAGTTTCTTGCCAAACGATCCACCCGTCATGCGGGTGGCCAGTTCGGAGAGAATCTGCCAGTCGTGCTTCGTCCCACTGGGCTTCGGAAAGAGGGCAGCCGAGTATTTGGCGGTGTTGCGAATGGCAAAGGCGTGAAACACCACATCGTACTGTTCGCGCTCCAGCGGGCCTACGGGCGGGAGAATCACGTGCGCGTGGCGCGTGGTCTCGTTGATGTAGAAGTCGATGGCCGCGTAAAACTGCAATCCTGCCATCGCGCGATCTAACCGAGCGCCGTTGGGCGTGGAGAGCACGGGATTGCCAGCGTGCGTGATGAGCGCGCGAATTTGACCAGAGCCTGCGGTGTCCATTTCCTCGGCCAATGCGGCCACGGGCAACTCGCCGGCGAACTCTGGCAATCCGCGCACGCGGCTTTTCCATCGACCAAAGCGGCCTGAGCCGCCGTACGTGCTCCCCGACTCCACCACGCGCACGGCTGGACGCGTGAACATGGCGCCGCCCGGAACGTCGAGGTGCCCCGTTACCATATTGAGTACGGTAATCAGCCAACAACAGAGCGCACCGAACTCCTGCGTGGACACCCCAATCCGACCGTAGGCGACCGCTTGGTCGGTTGTGGCAAAGTCGCGCGCGATGGTACGAATGACCTCGGCGGACATTCCTGTGAATGTCGCCACATGCTCGGGCGAATACCGTGCGGCTATGGTTCGGACATCCGCGAGTCCATCGGTGAAATCGCCGGTCGAGCCCGGACGCTCGAGCCCTTCGGCGAAAATCACATGCAGCAGCGCCAGTGCCAGCGCGGCATCAGCGCCAGGACGAATAAAGTGATGCGCGCTGGCCAGCTCTGCCGTTTCGGTGCGCCGCGGGTCGATCACGACTACGCGACCGCCGCGTGCGTGAATGTCTTTTAGCCGCTTTGCCACGTCCGGAGCGGTCATCAGACTGCCATTGGATGCGACCGGATTCGCGCCGATCACCAGCAGATACTGCGTGCGATCCAGATCGGGAATGGGTAGGAGTAGCGGATGACCGAACATCCACATCGCGGCGAGGTGATGCGGTAGTTGATCAACGGAGGTGGCGGAATACCGATTCTTGGTGCGCAGTGATTTCAAGAAACGTGGCACGAACATCGACGCGCCGAGGGAGTGCACTGTCGGATTGCCGACGTACGACGCGACCGCGTCGTGCCCATGATCGCGCTGCACTTTCTTGAGGCCGCGCTCCACCAACGCCAATGCTTCGCGCCACGAAATGCGCTGCCATCCGTTGGCGGTTCGCTTGACAGGATAGCGCAGGCGGTCGGGATCGTCATGCAGGTCCTGCAGCGCCACGGCCTTCGGGCAAATGTGCCCGCGGCTGAACGCGTCGAGACTATCCCCACGAATGGCGGTGATGCGTCCCTGATTGGTTTCGATGGCGATACCGCACATCGCCTCGCAAAGATTGCAGGTACGAAAGTGTTCGGGCACGTTGGTCAGCTACCGGTCTGCTTACGAATGAAGTCCACCATCACCGCTTCGAGTCGGCCGGAACTGGCACATCCAATCGCTGGTTTCGATTGACCGATCGCGTCTTCTGCTGACGCGGCCATTCCTAATCGCAGTACCGTCCCTCCGGATTTCCCGGGATCGACGATAGCGATGATGGCAATGGTCAACCGCATTTCGTCAGCGTTCTGCCCGGTCATACCGGCGCCACAGTTCAGCCACTTTGAGGCTGGGGCGTTGGCAAAGTTGCGCATTTTGCGGTAGGACGCATTGCCCGCGATGCCGCGCACGGAATCACGCACCGTCATCGGAATACTCACGCCCTTGAATGCGGCATCGAGCGCGGCGAAGACTTTTCCGGGCGGGGCGTTCAGTTCAAACGGAATCGCCAGTGTATCCATGGTGATCGGCCCAGCAAAGCCGAGCAACGCAACCTGTGCACGATACGCTTGTGCGTGCGCTACGCGGGCAGTTCCCATCACCACACACGCTGCGAGGATCGAACGAAGGACAAGGCGCACGCGATCTCCGGGTTATTTGGACAACCGCTTGGCGGCCGTCTGCTGAAGGACTTCTTCCATCCGGCCACTGCTGCCGCACTGGATACGATTGCTCCCGCCAGGTTCCTGACCGGATGCCACAAGTCCAATGCGCACCTTGGTGTGCGAGGCATCGATTGGGTCGATCAGCACAAGTAGCACCACCGTCAGGCGATACGACTCTGCATTTGGTGCTCCGGTTGGCCCCTGACCGCAATCCAGAATGCGCGACAGGCGAAGTCCGCCAAGTGAGCCACTGGGCAAAATGCGCATACTGCCAATCAACCCAGCAACGGAGTCTCTGGTATCCACCGGAATCTTGAGGTCGTCGAGCGCGCCCGCGATGGCCGTAAAGGCTTTACCCGATGGGGCGTCTAGCGAGAGATCGATCACGACATCTTCGATAGGAAACGGTGCCCGCCAGCCTGGCAGCGAGATGCGGGCTCGTGTTTCTTGCGCCAGCGCGGCCGACGCCGCGAGGGTCAGCGCGGCGATGACCAACATGCTGCGCCACACGCGGCTTGGGGCGTGCGCACGGTATGAAGGCAGCTCGACGGCACGTTGTGTCATACGGCGAATCCTGTTCGCTGGGTGAGGAAGCCGGGCCGGCCCTCGGCGCGAGTTCCTCATACAATGTGGTGCGTCACAGCGACGAATGCGAGATTCTCCTCAACTCGCAACGGTGGAGCGTCTCCGAGCTCCCGAATCAGGCCTCGCCCCACACTCCAGGCGGCGTGAGCGGAATCTCTCGGCGCTGCACGTCCTGTTTGTACTCACAAAATCCGCGAGCTTCATAATTGGCCAGTGCGGCCGGGTGATCGAGATCGCAGGTGTTCAGGAGCACGCGTCGCGCGCCCATGGCCCACGCCCGTGCCACTGTCTCGCTGAGCATATGTGCGCCGAGACCCTGCCCAATGAAGGCATCGAGCAGCCCGAAGTACTGGATCTCGACACTTCCGTCGTCGTGCGGCGCGAGCTCGGCGTATCCGGCGGGGACACCGTCCACCGAGAGTACCCAAGTTTCCATCCCCGGCTGCTCGAGGTACGCCATCCACTGCGCGCGCGTCCACGGGAGCCGGTCCATCCAGAACCAGCGATGGCCGACCGTGGCATAAAAGAAGCGGTTCAGCTCCGGCATTGGCGCGCCCACGCGCGCAAAGGTCACACCCGCGCGGACGCTCGGTTTGGCCATAAAGTCGGCGGGTGAGTCGAGCGACAGGTAGCGGATGGTGACGTCGCGGAGCGGCATATGGCGAAAAATAACGAATCGCGGGGCTTGCGAGCATCCTGCCGCGGATTCTTCGTACACCATATGACATCACACCCCGATCGCCTCTATTACACCGACGCCTACCTCCGAGAGTTTGCTTCGGACGTGCTGGCGGTGGACGGTACCCGCGTCACGCTCGCCGCGACCGCCTTTTATCCGACCTCAGGCGGGCAGCCGTTCGATACGGGCACCCTCAACGGCGCGCGCGTGGTCGATGTGATCGACGAAGACGACCGCATTGTGCACGTGCTCGACCGTGCGCCCAGCTTCGCGGTTGGGGACACCGTAAAAGGCACTATCGACTGGCCACGGCGTTGGGATCACATGCAGCAGCACACCGGACAACATTTGCTCTCGGCGGTATTCGCCGATCTGTTTGGGCACAAAACACTCAGTGTGCATTTCGGCGACGAATCGGCGACCCTCGACCTCGACACCGACATGCTGAGCGCCGACGCGGCGCGGCGCGCGGAACGACGCGCAAACGAAATCGTACTTGAAGGGCGATTGGTAACTGTGTCGTTCGAGGATGCCCGTACGGCCATTGGGCTGCGCAAACCAAGTGACCGCGACGGTGACCTGCGGGTGGTTGGCATTGATGGCGTGGATCGGAGCGCGTGCGGCGGAACGCACGTGCGTTCAACGGCGGAGATTGGACCCATCACGTTGCGGCGGATTGAGAAGACCAAAAAGGCTGTGCGCGTAGAGTTCCGCTGCGGGTGGCGTGCACTCGATCGTGCGCGCGCCGACTTCGCTGTGTTGCAGGAGATGGCAGCGCAGCTGACGGCGGGGATTGATGAACTGCCGGCGCTCGTGACCATGCGCATTGAATCAGAGCGGTCGGCGGATGCTGAGCGTCGGAAACTCGCGGAGCAACTCGCGGTCTTTCAGTTGCGTGAACTGCGTGCCGCGACCGCACCGTCGGCAGACGGAACCGTGCGCATCGTAGAGACGGCCGCGACGATGGACGCGCTCCGCCTGCGGGCGCAGGCGGCGTCGCTCGAATCGCGTACGTTGTATTTCGGCTCCGCCGGTGCTCCGCCCGCTGTGGTGTTTGCGGCGAGCGAAGAC encodes:
- a CDS encoding 2-oxoacid:ferredoxin oxidoreductase subunit beta → MTSISKPQVRHPGLPKNALGFTRRDYEGAMSTLCAGCGHDSVTAALIQAFWELDLPPNRAAKMSGIGCSSKTTAYFMKQSHGFNSVHGRMPSVTSGASAANRGLTYIGISGDGDSLSIGMGQLCHAIRRNVRMLYVIENNGVYGLTKGQFSASADIGSTSKKGEANVQPPIDPALLALSLGATFVARSFSGDKAQLVPILKAGLMHDGFALIDVISPCVSFNDHEGSTKSYRFTREHEVEMTEVDFVPIRHEITTADSDAAVTAVQMHDGTVMRFRKTEEGYDPNDREKAYAHVRECQLAGEVATGLLFIQRGGADMHAVARTVERPLVELPYAELCPGKGALDTLMDSYR
- a CDS encoding 2-oxoacid:acceptor oxidoreductase subunit alpha, producing the protein MSGINDFAFKMATVNGTGSASANSLLMQAIFRMGIPVAGKNIFPSNIQGLPTWYEVRVSAAGYMARPPEVDLIVALNTNTLAKDIKTVRSGGYVMYDSSWPIPAELKRSDITFLGVPFGNMCAEAFERDRDRTLLRNIVYTGALGALLNIDRAVISQMLTEKFAKKKSLLDANAKAIQMGWDYATANFACPLPFHLEAMDETKDKVIIDGNTACGLGAVFAGATVGAWYPITPSTSLMEAFKGFCDKYRIDKATGLKKFCIVQAEDELSAAGITIGAGWAGARAFTNTSGPGISLMQEFLGLAYYTEIPGVFFDVQRTGPSTGMPTRTQQADLMMLAYASHGDTKHLIVFPANPYECFTLTVEAFDLAERFQTPVFVASDLDIGMNDWMVPRFQWDENYVADRGKVLTDEQLAALPKFSRYLDVDGDGIAARTLPGSDAKGAYFVRGSGHDRHAAYTEDSDAYKDVLDRIRRKIDNAAKAVPAPVVITNPGAEIGLITIGSCDAAVREAMDRLKEQGFHVDFMRIRGFPFDTPVRDFIAEHEVNFVIEQNRDAQLRSLLTIELGVPRDAMVAVLDYAGMPLTAKIVVDAVTAHFAGAEA
- a CDS encoding molybdopterin oxidoreductase family protein, encoding MPEHFRTCNLCEAMCGIAIETNQGRITAIRGDSLDAFSRGHICPKAVALQDLHDDPDRLRYPVKRTANGWQRISWREALALVERGLKKVQRDHGHDAVASYVGNPTVHSLGASMFVPRFLKSLRTKNRYSATSVDQLPHHLAAMWMFGHPLLLPIPDLDRTQYLLVIGANPVASNGSLMTAPDVAKRLKDIHARGGRVVVIDPRRTETAELASAHHFIRPGADAALALALLHVIFAEGLERPGSTGDFTDGLADVRTIAARYSPEHVATFTGMSAEVIRTIARDFATTDQAVAYGRIGVSTQEFGALCCWLITVLNMVTGHLDVPGGAMFTRPAVRVVESGSTYGGSGRFGRWKSRVRGLPEFAGELPVAALAEEMDTAGSGQIRALITHAGNPVLSTPNGARLDRAMAGLQFYAAIDFYINETTRHAHVILPPVGPLEREQYDVVFHAFAIRNTAKYSAALFPKPSGTKHDWQILSELATRMTGGSFGKKLRARIEHAIVSRIGVRGLLNRELKRGPYTEEKLSVRMLEQNPHGVDLGPLVPMFPAGLRSANARINLTPSALTADLPRLDAAIAAAAPIERGLVMIGRRELRSNNSWMHNSERLVRGKRRCTLFMHPADASQRALTDGAFVAVRSRTGEIEVELEITDAMMPGVVCLPHGWGHAREGVQLRVAVAHGGASLNDITDDQRVDTLSGNAAFCGVPVEVRPGTQTPSATS
- a CDS encoding GNAT family N-acetyltransferase, which encodes MPLRDVTIRYLSLDSPADFMAKPSVRAGVTFARVGAPMPELNRFFYATVGHRWFWMDRLPWTRAQWMAYLEQPGMETWVLSVDGVPAGYAELAPHDDGSVEIQYFGLLDAFIGQGLGAHMLSETVARAWAMGARRVLLNTCDLDHPAALANYEARGFCEYKQDVQRREIPLTPPGVWGEA
- a CDS encoding alanine--tRNA ligase-related protein; translation: MTSHPDRLYYTDAYLREFASDVLAVDGTRVTLAATAFYPTSGGQPFDTGTLNGARVVDVIDEDDRIVHVLDRAPSFAVGDTVKGTIDWPRRWDHMQQHTGQHLLSAVFADLFGHKTLSVHFGDESATLDLDTDMLSADAARRAERRANEIVLEGRLVTVSFEDARTAIGLRKPSDRDGDLRVVGIDGVDRSACGGTHVRSTAEIGPITLRRIEKTKKAVRVEFRCGWRALDRARADFAVLQEMAAQLTAGIDELPALVTMRIESERSADAERRKLAEQLAVFQLRELRAATAPSADGTVRIVETAATMDALRLRAQAASLESRTLYFGSAGAPPAVVFAASEDSGVNAGAVLKSALTAAGGRGGGSPRVAQGTVADPAALEAVRRDVIGG